GCTCCGGCTGAGTCCGCCGGGGGTTGAGCGGTTTGCACAAACCGATTCCCTTGAGATGCATTTTGGCGGTACCGAAGCGAATGTAGCCGTATCCCTGGCGCAGTTGGGCTTGCAGTCAAACCATGTTACCCGATTCCCCGATCATGCGCTGGGTAGGGCCGCTGCCGGGTACCTGCGCAAATACGATGTCAACACCCAATACATCCAATATGGCGACGGTCGCTTAGGGCTTTATTTTCTGGAAACAGGAGCCGGGAGCCGGGCCAGTCAAATTATTTATGACCGGGCCGACTCGGCCTTTGCCCGAATAAAAGCGGACGACATCGACTGGGAACCGATTTTGCAGGGCGCCAACTGGTTTCACTGGACGGGGATTACACCAGCTCTATCACAAGGTGCTGCCGACTGCCTGCTTAAAGGAATCCAGACAGCAAATCGGCTGGGCGTACCCGTATCGGCCGATATTGTGTACCGGAGCAATCTATGGCAATACGGTCGCAGTCCTCAGGAGATTATGCCCGCCCTGACCGAAGGCTGCACATTGGTACTCGGCAGCAAAGGACTTTTCTCCGAGTTATATGGTGTAGTAGGCAGTACGTTTCAGGAAGCCGGACGTGCCATGTTCAAACGATTTCCTACTGTACGGTACATTACCGATACCAAGCGAAATTCGCTCAGTGCTTCGCACAATCAGTTTTCGGGAAAGCTTTTCGACGGACAAGCCGTCTATAAATCAAGGACCTACGACATTCGCCCCATTACCGACCGCATTGGTACAGGCGATGCCTACATAGCAGGCCTGATTTATGGTTTACTGACGTTCAATGATCTGCAACGGGCTGTTGAATTCGGGGCAGCAGCCTCTGCGTTGAAACACACCATTTCGGGCGATGTCAATCTGGCAACCGTAGCCGAAATAGAAACCCTGGCCAGTGGCGATAGCTCGGGCAAATTGAAACGCTAAGCCGAACAAGTTATAGTGAAGGTAGTTGGCCTCTTAATCAACAAAACACAGCTAGTCGCACATTTACTAAAATGAAAGTACGGGTTATTAAAGTAGTTCGTAATATTGCTGAATGATGACGACACCAGCTAGAAAAATCGATTTTTGATAACAGTAACGACTACTTAACTGATGACCGAAGAGCCGATTGCCGCCCCTCCAACCATGCCTAAACTAACGCGTTCGACGCATCCCGCTCCCGTTTATCCCGAAAAAATTCTCCAGTTCGGCACCGGTGTACTGCTCCGGGGCTTACCGGATTATTTAGTCAATAAAGCGAATGCCAACGGCCGCTTTGGCGGCTCAATCGTCGTTGTAAAATCGACAGATAGCCAGACGGATGAATTTGCAGAACAGGATAACCTATACACAGTCGCTGTCCGTGGTGTCCAACAAGGGCAGGACGTTTCGGAAACAACCATTGTTTCGGCCATCAGCCGGGTGCTGGCCGCCCAGACCCAATGGAAAGAGGTGCTGATGCTGGCCCGAAACCCGAAACTCCAGATCGTTATTTCCAATACGACCGAAGTTGGCCTGAACTATGTCGAGGAAAGCATTTTTCAACATCCTCCACAGTCATTTCCGGCTAAACTGACGGCTTTTTTGTATGAGCGGTTCCGTAGCGTAGGTGGTTCCAAAGCCAAAGGGTTAATTGTCATTCCGACCGAACTCGTAACCGACAACGGGCTCAAACTCCGCGAAGCCGTCGAGAAACTGGCGCAGTTCAACGAATTGGGCAAGCTGTTTACCAAATGGCTCAAATTCCATGTTCGCTTCTGTAAC
This window of the Spirosoma aerolatum genome carries:
- a CDS encoding sugar kinase, which encodes MKIVTFGEVMLRLSPPGVERFAQTDSLEMHFGGTEANVAVSLAQLGLQSNHVTRFPDHALGRAAAGYLRKYDVNTQYIQYGDGRLGLYFLETGAGSRASQIIYDRADSAFARIKADDIDWEPILQGANWFHWTGITPALSQGAADCLLKGIQTANRLGVPVSADIVYRSNLWQYGRSPQEIMPALTEGCTLVLGSKGLFSELYGVVGSTFQEAGRAMFKRFPTVRYITDTKRNSLSASHNQFSGKLFDGQAVYKSRTYDIRPITDRIGTGDAYIAGLIYGLLTFNDLQRAVEFGAAASALKHTISGDVNLATVAEIETLASGDSSGKLKR